In one Aromatoleum aromaticum EbN1 genomic region, the following are encoded:
- a CDS encoding ATP-binding protein, which produces MDPVRNPYAPGAGSPPPELAGRDELRRIVRIALQRIRIGNPAKSVLLVGLRGVGKTVLLERMRIDTEADGMQTVRMEAPEGRSLPALLAPQLRVALLRLSRVEAAKDMAKRGLSALAGFAKALRITYHDIEVGIDYEPEPGLADNGDLETDLATLLEQVGIAAKEAGTAVVMFIDELQYINEAQFAALISALHRCAQLRLPVMLVGAGLPQLRERAGSAKSYAERLFDYLEVGPLASADARKALEAPAEALGVKFDDDAVKAIIAHTRGYPYFLQEWGKHAWDLADASPITLSNVERASTVAIAALDESFFRVRFDRMTLLERRYLRAMAELGPGPHRSGDIAAVLGREVSALAPTRGKIISKGMVWSPSHGDTAFTVPLFDEFMKRIMPGDSWRNESA; this is translated from the coding sequence GTGGATCCCGTACGTAACCCATACGCCCCAGGAGCCGGCTCTCCGCCGCCAGAGCTGGCTGGCCGAGACGAGTTGCGCCGCATCGTGCGAATCGCGCTGCAGCGGATCCGGATCGGCAATCCGGCCAAGAGTGTCCTCTTGGTGGGGCTTCGGGGAGTCGGTAAAACCGTACTCCTCGAACGGATGCGTATCGATACCGAAGCCGACGGAATGCAGACCGTCCGCATGGAAGCCCCTGAGGGGCGATCATTGCCGGCGCTCCTGGCCCCCCAGTTACGAGTCGCGCTGTTGCGTCTGAGCCGAGTCGAAGCAGCAAAGGACATGGCGAAGCGAGGGCTCAGCGCCCTGGCGGGTTTTGCCAAGGCTTTGCGGATCACATACCACGACATCGAAGTCGGCATCGATTACGAACCCGAACCCGGACTTGCCGATAACGGCGATCTGGAAACCGATCTGGCTACCCTTCTGGAACAGGTCGGGATCGCTGCGAAAGAGGCCGGCACGGCAGTGGTAATGTTCATCGATGAACTGCAGTACATCAACGAAGCGCAATTTGCGGCATTGATTTCTGCGCTGCATCGGTGTGCCCAACTGCGCTTGCCGGTCATGCTCGTCGGCGCCGGTCTCCCTCAGTTACGGGAACGGGCGGGCAGTGCCAAATCCTATGCCGAGCGGCTCTTCGATTACCTGGAGGTCGGCCCGCTTGCCAGCGCTGATGCACGCAAAGCCCTGGAAGCGCCAGCCGAGGCGCTGGGCGTCAAGTTCGACGACGACGCGGTCAAGGCGATCATTGCTCATACGCGCGGCTATCCCTACTTTCTTCAGGAATGGGGGAAGCACGCCTGGGATTTGGCCGATGCCAGCCCGATTACGCTGTCCAATGTAGAGCGAGCCAGCACTGTCGCGATCGCTGCCCTTGATGAGAGCTTCTTCCGGGTGCGATTCGACCGCATGACCCTGCTGGAGCGCCGTTACCTCAGAGCGATGGCCGAACTGGGGCCGGGGCCGCACCGCTCCGGCGATATTGCTGCCGTCCTTGGCCGGGAGGTTTCGGCCCTTGCCCCCACACGAGGGAAGATCATCAGCAAGGGTATGGTCTGGAGCCCGTCGCATGGAGATACGGCCTTCACCGTCCCGCTCTTTGATGAGTTCATGAAGCGGATCATGCCGGGGGACTCGTGGCGGAACGAATCGGCATGA
- a CDS encoding glycerate kinase type-2 family protein: protein MTCAAHTAAREILQNMFAAAVASAQPGRCVPPHLPAPPQGRTIVIGAGKASAAMAQALERHWPGELSGLVVTRYGHAIPCERIEIVEAAHPVPDGAGLAAALRMLELVHGLDADDLVICLISGGGSALLPLPAHGLSLDDKQAISRALLRSGATIAEMNCVRRHLSAIKGGRLAAACHPARVVNLLISDVPGDDPANIASGPTVGDATTCADALGITRRYHIELPGAARELLESGAGETVKPDDVRLERVSTTLVATPQLALQAAASIALGAGYTPVLLGDSIEGEARDVGKVMAGIARQVRRHGQPIAPPCVLLSGGETTVTVRGNGRGGRNVEFLLALALALDGDPGVHALAGDTDGVDGQEEIAGAFVSPDTLARARSLGITPRDRLDDNDAHGFFEALGDALVTGPTLTNVNDFRAILVL, encoded by the coding sequence ATGACCTGCGCTGCGCACACTGCTGCTCGCGAAATCCTGCAGAACATGTTCGCCGCCGCTGTCGCTTCCGCGCAGCCCGGGCGCTGCGTTCCACCCCACCTGCCGGCGCCGCCGCAAGGGCGCACGATCGTCATCGGCGCCGGCAAGGCGTCAGCGGCGATGGCGCAGGCGCTCGAGCGCCACTGGCCGGGCGAGCTGTCGGGGCTGGTCGTCACGCGTTACGGCCATGCGATACCGTGCGAGCGCATCGAGATCGTCGAAGCCGCGCATCCGGTGCCCGACGGCGCAGGACTCGCCGCCGCGCTTCGCATGCTCGAACTCGTGCACGGCCTCGACGCGGACGACCTCGTGATCTGCCTGATCTCGGGCGGCGGCTCGGCGCTGCTGCCGCTGCCGGCGCACGGCCTCAGCCTCGACGACAAGCAGGCGATCAGCCGCGCGCTGCTCAGGTCCGGCGCGACGATCGCGGAGATGAATTGCGTGCGCCGCCACCTTTCGGCGATCAAGGGCGGACGGCTCGCAGCCGCCTGCCATCCCGCGCGCGTCGTGAATCTGCTGATTTCGGATGTCCCGGGCGACGATCCGGCGAACATCGCATCGGGCCCGACGGTCGGCGATGCGACGACTTGCGCCGACGCGCTCGGGATCACGCGCCGCTACCATATCGAGCTGCCGGGTGCAGCACGCGAGCTGCTCGAAAGCGGCGCGGGCGAGACGGTCAAGCCGGACGACGTGCGACTCGAGCGCGTTTCGACGACGCTCGTCGCGACGCCGCAGCTCGCGCTGCAGGCTGCGGCAAGCATCGCCCTGGGCGCCGGCTACACGCCCGTGCTGCTCGGCGACAGCATCGAAGGCGAAGCGCGCGACGTCGGCAAGGTCATGGCGGGCATCGCGCGTCAGGTGCGCCGCCACGGCCAGCCGATCGCGCCGCCGTGCGTGCTGCTGTCGGGCGGCGAGACGACGGTGACAGTGCGCGGCAACGGTCGCGGCGGCCGCAATGTCGAATTCCTGCTGGCACTCGCGCTTGCGCTCGATGGCGACCCCGGCGTGCATGCGCTCGCCGGCGACACGGACGGCGTCGACGGGCAGGAGGAGATTGCCGGCGCGTTCGTCTCGCCGGACACGCTGGCGCGCGCCCGGTCGCTCGGCATCACGCCGCGCGACCGGCTCGATGACAATGACGCTCACGGCTTCTTCGAGGCCCTCGGCGACGCGCTCGTGACCGGTCCCACTCTGACCAACGTCAACGATTTCCGTGCAATCCTGGTGCTCTGA
- a CDS encoding nuclease domain-containing protein has translation MGDIQEAKYIQVIWQDQATAKKIVESHEALELEAVDENTVQVEIVNYSQIDNGSQGQFAIRLDSQSDDVPRFVLENGRSIELLPVTDPVTGLCWWVEGKTWDKQRGRWLSDIYRGAGQVRIQVGAHTCRVNISSSTFTHQQLEGYLRDFQTDFWELILDDTSYISAAAKRSQHNLLDETTLRAIRKFIECVDRVLQKPKVELREVQRLKPRKDVRPVPRTFMELSTRGTSRTLTSRAYQETSDIPDNRYAHYALRKVYQITKALCTVAATQARSIERSLVTHRQRLSKFSNQKVINKDAVMHDMQDKERALRELESQMSTQNNYFAQLICEQPVNGQPCCQGTHVPRIQVAQGKRADYIQGVFLAVVRSRAGKDWFKPHDGGYVTVDFGVFSDQIRPEFEYEIFGDIDYNIIRTKNKKPRHNFTLLAVSEFRIVYSEKYEDLTERFRVYQQKVGDMESRNWRRPLRPDEAEQQQRETISIGRIIGLVEAKHENLATLSRELAPKLHALREALAVFEKKKVKLDARFPNSMTYVQNPAYQGIHSAFSKIKERSGIDDDEILLALDRIEEIGLVNISMLYERWCLLQIIKVLVFKYRYRPEEGWKRKLITQVLDQGRNVAIDFEHSQLHRKIRLHYEMELENGKRPDFVLDVVPGYNDSDSSRMRRFVMDAKFYQEIDNKRHGGLQQIVYELYNQKDYAEGGQNAVFVMHPSSSALPIRATPQEWSRDNYYGEVRLFDWDEYPPNHRYGGIYLSPIGNGAYLDSLQRAIGMFLQYGIENNNATSGKHGALPENPLFCLVCGSSDVSCRQSPKNQKAWWVTCNDCNHFTTFNYCGGCGNRLIKNGEYWSYHAMEPLNPFNIKCPSCGDLL, from the coding sequence GTGGGCGACATTCAGGAAGCCAAATACATTCAGGTAATTTGGCAGGATCAGGCGACCGCCAAGAAAATTGTGGAGTCGCATGAAGCTTTAGAGTTAGAGGCAGTTGACGAGAACACGGTTCAGGTTGAAATCGTCAACTATAGCCAGATTGACAATGGCAGCCAGGGGCAATTTGCCATCCGGCTCGATAGTCAGTCAGACGATGTTCCTCGCTTTGTGCTGGAAAACGGTAGGTCAATAGAGTTGCTGCCGGTCACCGATCCGGTAACCGGTCTTTGCTGGTGGGTGGAGGGTAAGACTTGGGATAAGCAACGTGGCCGTTGGTTGTCGGACATCTACCGAGGCGCGGGCCAGGTCCGGATCCAAGTTGGAGCCCACACCTGTCGCGTTAACATCTCCTCTTCAACCTTTACTCATCAACAGTTGGAAGGCTACCTGCGTGACTTTCAAACTGACTTTTGGGAGCTTATCCTGGATGACACCAGCTACATCAGTGCCGCAGCAAAGCGAAGCCAGCATAACCTATTAGATGAGACGACGCTGCGTGCCATCAGAAAGTTCATTGAATGTGTGGACCGTGTCCTGCAAAAACCCAAAGTCGAGTTGCGGGAAGTGCAGCGCCTGAAACCCCGCAAGGATGTCAGGCCGGTGCCTCGAACCTTTATGGAGTTATCCACGCGAGGTACGAGCCGGACATTAACCAGCCGGGCCTATCAGGAAACTTCAGATATCCCGGATAATCGCTACGCACACTATGCCCTGCGCAAGGTATATCAAATCACCAAGGCGCTGTGCACTGTCGCGGCCACTCAAGCGCGTTCCATTGAGCGAAGCTTGGTAACTCATCGACAACGCTTGTCCAAATTTTCCAATCAGAAAGTCATCAATAAAGATGCAGTTATGCATGACATGCAAGATAAGGAGCGAGCGCTGAGAGAGCTGGAAAGCCAGATGTCTACACAGAACAATTACTTTGCTCAGTTGATTTGCGAACAACCAGTAAATGGTCAGCCATGCTGCCAAGGTACGCATGTCCCTCGCATTCAAGTAGCCCAAGGTAAAAGGGCAGACTATATTCAAGGAGTTTTTCTTGCCGTCGTGCGTTCACGAGCCGGCAAGGATTGGTTTAAGCCACACGATGGGGGTTATGTAACCGTCGACTTTGGTGTGTTCAGCGATCAGATTAGGCCAGAATTTGAATATGAAATATTTGGAGATATTGATTACAACATCATCCGCACCAAGAATAAAAAACCAAGGCACAACTTTACACTGCTTGCTGTATCAGAATTTAGGATCGTATATTCGGAGAAATATGAAGATTTAACTGAGCGATTTAGAGTTTATCAACAAAAGGTCGGCGATATGGAGAGTCGCAACTGGCGACGCCCATTGAGACCAGATGAAGCCGAGCAGCAGCAACGCGAGACCATTTCTATAGGGAGAATTATCGGCTTAGTTGAGGCTAAACACGAGAATTTGGCCACTCTGAGTCGGGAGTTGGCACCAAAATTGCATGCCCTACGTGAAGCGTTAGCGGTCTTTGAAAAAAAGAAGGTCAAGTTGGATGCCAGATTCCCTAACTCCATGACCTACGTCCAGAATCCAGCTTACCAAGGTATTCATAGCGCCTTTTCGAAGATCAAAGAGCGGTCTGGCATCGACGATGATGAGATCCTGCTGGCTCTGGATCGCATCGAAGAAATCGGGCTCGTGAATATCTCCATGTTGTACGAACGCTGGTGCTTGCTTCAAATCATCAAGGTACTGGTGTTTAAGTACCGATACCGGCCGGAGGAGGGCTGGAAACGCAAATTGATCACGCAGGTATTGGATCAGGGACGCAATGTAGCAATCGATTTTGAGCATTCGCAGTTGCACCGAAAAATCCGGTTGCACTACGAGATGGAGTTGGAGAATGGGAAGCGACCTGATTTTGTCCTGGATGTCGTCCCCGGCTACAATGACAGTGACTCCTCGCGGATGAGGCGCTTTGTTATGGACGCCAAATTCTATCAAGAGATAGATAACAAACGGCACGGCGGTCTACAGCAAATCGTCTACGAACTCTATAACCAAAAAGATTACGCGGAAGGGGGGCAGAATGCAGTTTTCGTTATGCACCCCTCTTCCAGCGCTCTCCCGATTCGAGCAACCCCACAGGAGTGGTCCCGTGACAACTACTATGGCGAAGTGCGGCTCTTTGACTGGGATGAATATCCGCCAAATCATCGATACGGAGGGATTTATCTTTCGCCGATTGGCAACGGGGCCTATCTCGATTCCTTGCAGCGCGCGATCGGTATGTTTTTGCAATATGGAATAGAGAACAACAATGCAACGTCCGGCAAGCATGGCGCGTTGCCAGAAAACCCGTTGTTCTGCTTGGTCTGCGGCTCGTCAGATGTGTCCTGCCGACAAAGCCCAAAAAATCAAAAAGCATGGTGGGTGACTTGCAATGACTGCAATCATTTCACCACGTTCAATTACTGCGGCGGTTGTGGTAACAGGCTGATAAAAAACGGGGAATATTGGTCGTATCATGCTATGGAGCCGCTCAACCCATTCAATATAAAGTGCCCGTCATGTGGAGATTTGCTTTAG
- the hyi gene encoding hydroxypyruvate isomerase, with protein MPRFAANLTMLFDELDFLDRFGAAAQAGFRGVEFQFPYALPKEAIAERLDRAGLVQVLHNLPAGDWEHGERGIACHPERIGEFQDGVGCAIEYAQALGSKQLNCLAGIAPHGVDPDTLHKTFVANLRFAAGKLGEAGIRLLIEPVNTWDIPGFYLNRTAQAAELIEAVDSDNLFIQYDIYHAQRMEGELGNTIARFLPKIAHMQLADTPGRNEPGTGEINFAWLFAHIDRLGYDGWIGCEYRPAAGTTNGLGWIDALVGRERPRPMKTTTGLSRPARKAR; from the coding sequence ATGCCCCGATTCGCTGCGAACCTGACGATGCTGTTCGACGAGCTCGACTTCCTCGACCGCTTCGGCGCGGCGGCGCAGGCTGGCTTCAGGGGCGTCGAGTTCCAATTTCCGTATGCGCTGCCGAAGGAGGCGATCGCCGAGCGGCTCGACCGCGCCGGTCTCGTGCAAGTGCTGCACAACCTGCCTGCGGGCGACTGGGAGCACGGCGAGCGCGGCATCGCGTGTCACCCCGAGCGCATCGGCGAGTTCCAGGACGGAGTCGGATGCGCGATCGAGTACGCGCAGGCGCTCGGTTCCAAGCAGCTCAACTGCCTCGCCGGGATCGCGCCGCACGGAGTCGATCCCGACACGCTGCACAAGACTTTCGTCGCCAACCTGCGCTTTGCCGCAGGCAAGCTGGGCGAAGCCGGCATCCGCCTGCTGATCGAGCCGGTCAACACCTGGGACATCCCGGGCTTCTATCTGAACCGTACCGCGCAGGCGGCTGAACTCATCGAAGCGGTCGACTCGGACAACCTCTTCATCCAGTACGACATCTACCACGCGCAACGCATGGAAGGCGAGCTCGGCAACACGATCGCGCGCTTTCTGCCGAAGATCGCGCACATGCAGCTCGCGGATACGCCGGGGCGCAACGAGCCCGGCACGGGCGAAATCAATTTCGCCTGGCTGTTCGCCCACATCGACCGCCTCGGCTACGACGGCTGGATCGGTTGCGAATACCGCCCCGCCGCGGGCACCACGAACGGACTCGGCTGGATCGACGCGTTGGTGGGCCGCGAACGTCCAAGACCGATGAAGACGACAACCGGCCTCTCCCGACCGGCAAGGAAAGCACGATGA
- a CDS encoding IS630-like element ISAzo30 family transposase, which translates to MMGNFRRPGDPMRMKRDGRKLDHGTLETIRRMAIERVREGEAPSQVIASYGFHRSVIYRWLKAAAGRGHGLRALASHPITGRPPKLTAQQARQVLRWIDGHSPMEHGFDTGLWTRGLVRDLVQSKFGITLSLSSIGALLARLGLTVQKPLQRAYQRDPAAIERWQHETYPALMQRAREEKAEILFWDESGFRADAVQGRTWGAKGRTPVVAVPGQRQSISAASAVSMKGGFWFAIYPGALNGELFVDLLRKLMHRRRKPLHLVLDGLPAHKKAGVKTYVASTQGKLTLHFLPGYAPDLNPDELVWSHAKRTGNARRPLQKGETLQERVHDQLADIGKHPALVRSFFKHPSVAYISAS; encoded by the coding sequence ATGATGGGGAACTTTCGCCGTCCTGGCGATCCGATGAGGATGAAACGAGACGGACGAAAACTGGATCACGGGACGCTGGAGACGATTCGTAGGATGGCCATTGAGCGGGTGCGGGAAGGCGAAGCGCCGAGCCAGGTGATCGCCAGCTACGGATTTCATCGCAGCGTGATCTATCGCTGGCTGAAAGCGGCGGCGGGCCGCGGCCATGGGCTGCGGGCGCTGGCGTCGCATCCGATCACTGGACGGCCCCCGAAACTCACCGCGCAGCAGGCGCGGCAGGTATTGCGCTGGATCGACGGGCACTCGCCGATGGAACATGGCTTCGACACCGGGCTGTGGACACGGGGTCTGGTGCGGGACTTGGTGCAGAGCAAATTTGGCATCACCCTGAGCCTGTCCTCGATTGGTGCGCTGCTGGCGCGACTGGGCCTGACGGTGCAAAAGCCGCTGCAGCGCGCTTACCAGCGTGATCCGGCGGCGATTGAGCGCTGGCAGCACGAGACCTATCCGGCGCTGATGCAGCGTGCCAGGGAAGAGAAAGCCGAGATTCTGTTTTGGGACGAATCCGGCTTTCGCGCCGACGCCGTGCAGGGCAGGACTTGGGGCGCCAAGGGTCGCACACCGGTGGTCGCGGTGCCCGGGCAGCGGCAAAGTATCAGTGCGGCCTCGGCCGTCAGCATGAAGGGCGGCTTCTGGTTCGCCATCTACCCTGGGGCATTGAACGGCGAACTGTTTGTGGACTTGCTCAGGAAGCTGATGCACCGCCGCAGGAAGCCCTTGCACCTGGTGCTCGACGGACTGCCCGCGCACAAGAAGGCGGGGGTCAAGACGTATGTCGCCAGCACGCAAGGCAAGCTGACGCTGCATTTCCTGCCGGGCTATGCCCCCGACCTGAATCCGGATGAACTGGTGTGGAGCCACGCCAAGCGTACCGGCAACGCCCGCCGGCCCCTGCAAAAAGGCGAGACCCTGCAAGAACGTGTGCATGACCAGTTGGCCGATATCGGCAAGCATCCCGCCTTGGTGCGCTCTTTCTTCAAGCATCCCAGTGTCGCCTATATTTCCGCCTCATGA
- a CDS encoding GlcG/HbpS family heme-binding protein produces the protein MKDIKALTLDDVKRIAAAAEAEAVANGWAVSIAVCDAGGHPLWLQRMDAAPLMSAVVAPEKARTCVMTGKPSKAFEDMVNSGRYAALAMPVVPLEGGEPIVIDGNVIGAVGVSGVKAGEDAQVARAGLAAIAADLAEPARGAVRVQKA, from the coding sequence ATGAAGGACATCAAGGCACTGACGCTCGACGACGTCAAACGTATCGCCGCGGCGGCCGAAGCCGAAGCCGTCGCGAACGGCTGGGCGGTGAGCATCGCCGTGTGCGACGCGGGCGGTCATCCGCTGTGGCTGCAGCGCATGGACGCCGCGCCGCTGATGAGCGCCGTCGTCGCTCCCGAAAAAGCCCGCACCTGCGTGATGACCGGCAAGCCGAGCAAAGCTTTCGAAGACATGGTCAACAGCGGCCGCTACGCCGCGCTCGCGATGCCGGTCGTGCCGCTCGAAGGCGGCGAGCCGATCGTCATCGACGGCAACGTGATCGGCGCAGTCGGGGTGTCCGGCGTCAAGGCCGGCGAGGACGCGCAAGTCGCCCGCGCGGGGCTTGCGGCGATCGCCGCGGATCTCGCGGAGCCGGCACGCGGCGCAGTGCGGGTGCAAAAGGCGTGA
- a CDS encoding ammonium transporter, whose translation MEQFNPPADVLFVLLGAIMVLAMHAGFAFLEVGTVRKKNQVNALVKIISDFAMSSIAYFIVGYSLAYGSDFFVGADRLVADSGYELVKFFFLLTFAAAIPAIISGGIAERARFGPQLIATFVIVGFLYPFFEGVVWNGNFGFQSWLEAAFGAKFHDFAGSVVVHAFGGWVALPAVLLLGARRGRYHKNGAISAHPPSSIPFLALGAWILTVGWFGFNVMSAQRLDAVNGLVAINSLMAMVGGTLAALAAGRNDPGFVHNGPLAGLVAVCAGSDLMHPAGALAVGAVAGGLFVFLFTVAQNRWKIDDVLGVWPLHGLCGAWGGLAAGIFGSTALGGLGGVSFAAQAIGTLAGIVVALAGGTVVYGAIKATMGLRLDPEQEFAGADLSLHRISATAERETSW comes from the coding sequence ATGGAGCAGTTCAACCCCCCGGCCGACGTCCTCTTCGTGCTGCTCGGCGCCATCATGGTGCTCGCGATGCATGCGGGATTCGCCTTCCTCGAAGTCGGCACGGTGCGCAAGAAGAACCAGGTGAACGCGCTGGTGAAGATCATCAGCGATTTCGCGATGTCCTCGATCGCGTATTTCATCGTTGGCTACTCGCTCGCCTACGGCAGCGATTTTTTCGTCGGTGCCGACCGGCTCGTCGCCGACTCGGGTTATGAACTGGTCAAGTTCTTCTTCCTGCTCACTTTCGCCGCGGCCATTCCGGCGATCATCTCCGGCGGCATCGCGGAGCGCGCGCGCTTCGGGCCGCAGCTGATCGCGACATTCGTCATCGTCGGCTTTCTCTACCCGTTCTTCGAAGGTGTCGTCTGGAACGGCAACTTCGGTTTCCAGAGCTGGCTCGAAGCCGCGTTCGGCGCGAAGTTCCACGACTTCGCCGGCAGCGTCGTCGTGCACGCTTTCGGCGGCTGGGTCGCGCTGCCGGCCGTGCTGCTGCTCGGCGCGCGTCGCGGACGCTACCACAAGAACGGCGCGATCTCGGCGCATCCACCGTCGAGCATCCCGTTCCTCGCGCTCGGCGCGTGGATCCTGACCGTCGGCTGGTTCGGCTTCAACGTCATGAGCGCGCAGCGGCTCGACGCCGTCAATGGGCTCGTCGCGATCAACTCGCTGATGGCGATGGTCGGCGGCACGCTTGCGGCGCTTGCCGCCGGGCGCAACGACCCGGGCTTCGTGCATAACGGCCCGCTCGCGGGACTGGTCGCAGTGTGCGCCGGCTCGGACCTGATGCACCCTGCCGGCGCGCTGGCAGTCGGCGCGGTCGCTGGCGGCCTGTTCGTGTTCCTGTTCACGGTCGCGCAGAACCGCTGGAAGATCGACGACGTGCTCGGCGTGTGGCCGCTGCACGGTCTGTGCGGCGCGTGGGGCGGCCTCGCGGCCGGAATCTTCGGTTCGACCGCGCTCGGCGGCCTCGGCGGCGTCAGCTTCGCGGCGCAGGCAATCGGAACGCTCGCCGGCATCGTCGTCGCGCTCGCCGGCGGCACGGTGGTCTATGGCGCGATCAAGGCGACGATGGGGCTGCGGCTCGACCCCGAACAGGAATTCGCCGGCGCCGACCTGTCGCTGCACAGGATCTCGGCGACCGCGGAGCGCGAAACGTCGTGGTGA
- a CDS encoding outer membrane protein assembly factor BamE, which yields MKTLTRLLCLAALCAAATACSKVTVENYDKIRVGMTYDEVKQLLGAPNRCSDVMTVKSCTWGDEKRHVQVSFVADQVVLFSSENLR from the coding sequence ATGAAAACTCTCACCCGCCTGCTCTGCCTTGCCGCGCTCTGCGCCGCCGCGACCGCGTGCAGCAAGGTCACCGTCGAAAACTACGACAAGATCAGGGTCGGGATGACGTACGACGAGGTCAAGCAGCTGCTCGGCGCGCCGAATCGGTGCAGCGACGTGATGACGGTGAAAAGCTGCACGTGGGGCGACGAGAAGCGGCACGTGCAGGTGAGCTTCGTCGCCGACCAGGTGGTGCTGTTCAGCTCCGAGAACCTGCGCTAG
- a CDS encoding DMT family transporter, which produces MKKNLELKLAAGILVLLSLIWGYNWVVMKNVMRYADPFDFSAVRTLFGALALFAVLALRRQPLRPVALGPTLLLGLLQTTAFTALIQWALVSGGAGKTAVLVYAMPFWLLPMAWVFLGERVRGLQWVAVALALVGLVFILDPSKPQGDLFSTMLALLGSVAWAASAIVLKRLRASTPVDLLSLTAWQMLLGSLVLCIIAWWLPSEPPRLTPYFIAALIYNGLLATGLAWLMWLFILDRMPAGLAGLSSLAIPAVGVLSGWIELGERPSGPESFGMLCIAVALGLISAIALRGRQLQARAASAGSRS; this is translated from the coding sequence ATGAAAAAGAATCTCGAACTCAAACTGGCGGCCGGGATCCTCGTGCTGCTGTCGCTGATCTGGGGCTACAACTGGGTCGTCATGAAGAACGTCATGCGCTATGCCGATCCGTTCGACTTCTCGGCGGTCCGCACGCTGTTCGGTGCGCTGGCGCTGTTCGCGGTGCTCGCGTTGCGGCGCCAGCCGCTGCGGCCGGTTGCTCTCGGCCCGACGCTGCTGCTCGGCCTGCTGCAGACGACGGCATTCACGGCGCTGATCCAGTGGGCGCTCGTCAGCGGCGGTGCCGGCAAGACGGCAGTGCTCGTCTATGCGATGCCGTTCTGGTTGCTGCCGATGGCGTGGGTGTTTCTCGGCGAACGGGTGCGCGGCCTGCAGTGGGTCGCCGTCGCGCTGGCGCTGGTCGGCCTCGTCTTCATCCTCGACCCGTCCAAACCGCAAGGGGATCTCTTCAGCACGATGCTGGCGCTGCTCGGCAGCGTCGCCTGGGCAGCGAGCGCGATCGTGCTCAAGCGGCTGCGCGCAAGCACCCCGGTCGACCTGCTGTCGCTGACGGCGTGGCAGATGCTGCTGGGTTCGCTGGTGCTGTGCATCATCGCGTGGTGGCTGCCGTCCGAGCCGCCGCGCCTGACGCCGTATTTCATCGCCGCGCTGATCTACAACGGCCTGCTGGCGACCGGGCTCGCGTGGCTGATGTGGCTCTTTATTCTCGACCGCATGCCGGCAGGTCTTGCCGGCCTGTCGTCGCTCGCGATTCCGGCCGTCGGCGTGCTGAGCGGCTGGATCGAACTCGGCGAGCGCCCGAGCGGACCCGAATCTTTCGGCATGCTGTGCATCGCCGTCGCGCTCGGCCTGATCAGCGCCATCGCGTTGCGGGGCCGGCAGCTGCAGGCGCGCGCCGCTAGCGCAGGTTCTCGGAGCTGA